One Marinibacterium anthonyi genomic region harbors:
- a CDS encoding ATP12 chaperone protein, with protein MSEWALKRFWTKVDVEEADEGHRVTLDGRRVKTPAKADLVLPTRGMAEAVAEEWKAQEGQVDPLSMPFTRSANAAIDRVMPQQGEVADMLAAYGDADLLCYRAEAPVELVERQAMLWDPALGWAEAVLGAKLEPRTGVIHAAQPPQAVAALTGKVHGMGPFHLAAFHDLVGLTGSLVLGFAAAAGWRDPEEIWTLSRLDEDWQAEHWGQDEEAAEEAEKKRRDFHHAKRFFDLSGPWRPQ; from the coding sequence ATGAGCGAATGGGCATTGAAGCGCTTCTGGACGAAGGTCGACGTCGAAGAGGCGGACGAAGGTCATCGGGTCACGCTGGACGGCCGCCGGGTCAAGACCCCGGCCAAGGCGGACCTGGTGCTGCCGACCCGGGGCATGGCCGAAGCCGTGGCCGAGGAATGGAAGGCGCAGGAGGGCCAGGTCGATCCGCTGTCGATGCCCTTCACGCGATCGGCCAACGCGGCCATCGACCGGGTGATGCCGCAGCAGGGCGAAGTGGCCGACATGCTGGCCGCCTATGGCGATGCCGATCTGCTGTGCTACCGGGCCGAGGCGCCCGTGGAACTGGTGGAACGGCAGGCGATGCTGTGGGACCCGGCGCTTGGCTGGGCCGAGGCGGTGCTGGGCGCCAAGCTGGAACCGCGCACCGGGGTCATCCATGCCGCGCAGCCGCCCCAGGCCGTCGCCGCGCTGACCGGCAAGGTGCACGGGATGGGGCCCTTTCACCTGGCGGCGTTTCACGATCTCGTGGGTTTGACCGGATCGCTGGTGCTGGGCTTTGCCGCCGCCGCCGGCTGGCGCGACCCCGAAGAGATCTGGACGCTGTCGCGGCTGGACGAGGACTGGCAGGCCGAACACTGGGGCCAGGACGAGGAAGCGGCCGAGGAAGCCGAGAAGAAACGCCGCGATTTCCATCATGCCAAGCGGTTCTTCGACCTGTCGGGACCCTGGCGCCCGCAATAA
- the engB gene encoding putative GTP-binding protein EngB produces MTSLPFPLAETPDDFTSERGRKLFAGPSDFVKGVVAMDGLPPADRLEVCFAGRSNVGKSSLINALTGTKGLARASNTPGRTQEINYFTQGDLYLVDLPGYGFANAPVAIVEKWQRLLKSYLSGRQTLRRAFVLIDFRHGIKAVDDEIMTLLDKSAVPFQVVLTKTDKVKAWDHAKILDQVRGKLSKHPAAYPELVMTSSEKGDGIPTLRSIIATLE; encoded by the coding sequence ATGACCTCCCTGCCCTTTCCCCTGGCCGAAACGCCCGACGACTTCACGTCCGAACGCGGCCGCAAGCTGTTTGCCGGCCCGTCGGACTTCGTCAAGGGCGTCGTCGCCATGGACGGCCTGCCCCCCGCCGACCGGCTCGAGGTCTGCTTTGCCGGCCGGTCGAACGTGGGGAAATCCAGCCTGATCAACGCGCTGACCGGGACCAAGGGACTGGCGCGCGCGTCCAACACGCCCGGCCGCACGCAGGAAATCAACTATTTCACCCAGGGCGATCTGTATCTCGTCGACCTGCCCGGCTATGGCTTTGCCAATGCGCCGGTGGCGATCGTCGAGAAATGGCAGCGCCTGCTGAAAAGCTACCTGTCGGGCCGCCAGACCCTGCGCCGGGCCTTCGTGCTGATCGACTTCCGCCACGGCATCAAGGCCGTGGACGACGAGATCATGACGCTGCTCGACAAGTCCGCGGTGCCCTTCCAGGTGGTTCTGACCAAGACCGACAAGGTGAAGGCATGGGACCATGCCAAGATCCTGGACCAGGTGCGCGGGAAACTGTCGAAACACCCCGCCGCCTATCCAGAACTGGTGATGACGTCGTCCGAAAAGGGTGACGGAATTCCCACGCTGCGCAGCATCATCGCCACACTGGAATGA
- the glnQ_4 gene encoding Glutamine transport ATP-binding protein GlnQ, whose product MSEPALDTDVDRTQMKVSDEVAIEISKMNKWYGTFHVLRDIDLTVYRGERIVIAGPSGSGKSTLIRCINRLEEHQQGLIKVDGTELSSDLKNIDKIRSEVGMVFQHFNLFPHLTILENCTLAPIWVRKTPKKEAEATAMHFLEKVKIPEQANKYPGQLSGGQQQRVAIARSLCMMPRIMLFDEPTSALDPEMIKEVLDTMVSLAEEGMTMLCVTHEMGFARQVANRVIFMDQGQIVEQNEPEEFFNNPKSPRTQLFLSQILGH is encoded by the coding sequence ATGTCAGAACCTGCACTCGATACGGACGTCGACCGGACCCAGATGAAGGTCTCGGACGAGGTCGCCATCGAAATCAGCAAGATGAACAAGTGGTACGGGACGTTCCACGTGCTGCGCGACATCGACCTGACCGTCTATCGCGGCGAACGCATCGTCATCGCCGGACCTTCGGGGTCCGGCAAATCGACGCTGATCCGCTGCATCAACCGGCTGGAGGAACACCAGCAGGGCCTGATCAAGGTGGACGGGACCGAATTGTCGTCGGATCTGAAGAACATCGACAAGATCCGGTCCGAAGTCGGGATGGTGTTCCAGCACTTCAACCTGTTCCCGCACCTGACGATCCTGGAAAACTGCACGCTGGCCCCGATCTGGGTGCGCAAGACGCCCAAGAAGGAAGCCGAGGCGACGGCCATGCACTTCCTGGAAAAGGTCAAGATCCCCGAGCAGGCCAACAAGTATCCCGGCCAGCTTTCGGGCGGGCAGCAGCAGCGGGTCGCCATCGCGCGGTCACTTTGCATGATGCCGCGCATCATGCTGTTCGATGAACCGACATCGGCGCTGGATCCCGAGATGATCAAGGAAGTGCTCGACACCATGGTGTCGCTGGCCGAAGAGGGCATGACGATGCTGTGCGTGACCCACGAGATGGGCTTTGCCCGGCAAGTGGCGAACCGGGTCATCTTCATGGATCAGGGCCAGATCGTCGAACAGAACGAACCGGAAGAGTTCTTCAACAACCCGAAGTCGCCGCGGACCCAGCTGTTCCTGAGCCAGATCCTCGGGCACTGA
- a CDS encoding phosphohistidine phosphatase, with the protein MTCTLILMRHAKSSWSDPGQPDHLRPLNKRGKRAARALGDWLRGHGHIPDQILCSSAARAQLTCQGLELGLPAPAVPALYHAEPGAMLQVLQKATGRCVLMIGHNPGIADFARQIVAQAPRNDRFADYPTGATLVATFDVPGWGQATWKSGTAVDFIVPRALTD; encoded by the coding sequence ATGACTTGTACCCTCATCCTCATGCGTCACGCCAAGTCGAGCTGGTCCGACCCCGGCCAGCCCGATCATCTGCGCCCCCTGAACAAGCGCGGCAAACGGGCCGCCCGGGCCCTGGGTGACTGGCTGCGCGGCCATGGGCACATCCCCGACCAGATCCTGTGTTCCTCGGCCGCGCGCGCGCAGCTGACGTGCCAGGGGCTGGAACTGGGCCTGCCCGCCCCCGCCGTACCGGCGCTGTATCACGCGGAACCCGGCGCGATGCTGCAAGTCCTGCAAAAGGCCACGGGGCGCTGCGTGCTGATGATCGGGCACAACCCGGGGATCGCCGATTTCGCCCGTCAGATCGTGGCGCAGGCGCCCCGGAACGACCGCTTTGCCGATTACCCGACCGGCGCCACGCTGGTGGCCACCTTCGACGTGCCGGGCTGGGGCCAGGCCACCTGGAAAAGCGGCACCGCCGTCGATTTCATCGTCCCGCGCGCGCTGACCGATTGA
- the glnM gene encoding putative glutamine ABC transporter permease protein GlnM translates to MTTLTDPPKDQFRLSMLIYDTRYRSATIQVIATMAFMLLVAWIISNTAQNLAALGKPIDFGFLREPASYDINQRLLDYSSRDTHLRAAFIGLLNTLLVALLGCITATIIGVVVGVLRLSNNWLIARLMTIYVEMFRNVPVLLWIVFIMAILIETLPPPSAFRGDDPASSMILGHTVALTNRGIYIPEPLFSRSLGDIHLLGTFPLRFDVSLDLIVLLVVLAGGLFASAHIKRRADVVQEATGDRPVTWYYRLGVVVVPILLVLIVLGFHLGMPALQGFNFQGGTHLRNSLIALWLALSLYTAAFIAENVRAGIMAISKGQTEAAAALGLRSGRIMSLVILPQALRVIIPPLISQYLNLTKNSSLAIAVGYMDITGTLGGITMNQTGRELECILLLMLCYLTISLVISAVMNWYNESVKLKER, encoded by the coding sequence ATGACAACACTTACCGATCCGCCGAAGGATCAGTTTCGCCTGTCGATGCTGATCTACGACACGCGGTATCGTTCGGCGACGATCCAGGTGATCGCGACAATGGCCTTCATGCTGCTTGTGGCATGGATCATCAGCAACACGGCCCAGAACCTGGCCGCGTTGGGCAAACCGATCGACTTCGGGTTCCTGCGTGAACCCGCCAGTTACGACATCAACCAGCGCCTGCTCGATTACTCCTCGCGCGATACGCATCTGCGGGCGGCCTTCATCGGGTTGCTGAACACGCTGCTTGTCGCCCTGCTGGGCTGTATCACGGCCACCATCATCGGTGTCGTGGTCGGTGTGCTGCGCCTGTCGAACAACTGGCTGATCGCCCGGCTGATGACGATCTACGTCGAGATGTTCCGAAACGTGCCGGTGCTTCTGTGGATCGTCTTCATCATGGCGATCCTGATCGAGACCCTGCCGCCGCCAAGCGCCTTCCGCGGCGACGATCCGGCCTCGTCCATGATCCTGGGCCATACTGTGGCTCTGACCAACCGCGGCATCTACATCCCCGAACCGCTGTTCTCGCGGTCGCTGGGCGACATCCACCTGCTCGGGACATTCCCGCTGCGCTTCGATGTCAGCCTCGACCTTATCGTCCTGCTCGTGGTGCTGGCCGGCGGGCTTTTCGCCTCGGCCCATATCAAGCGCCGCGCCGATGTGGTGCAGGAGGCCACCGGCGACCGCCCCGTCACCTGGTATTACCGGCTGGGCGTCGTGGTCGTGCCGATCCTGCTGGTGCTGATCGTCCTGGGCTTTCACCTGGGCATGCCGGCGCTGCAGGGCTTCAACTTTCAGGGCGGCACCCATCTGCGGAACTCGCTGATCGCGCTGTGGCTGGCGCTGTCGCTTTATACGGCGGCCTTCATCGCGGAAAACGTGCGTGCCGGCATCATGGCCATCTCGAAGGGCCAGACCGAAGCCGCCGCGGCCCTGGGCCTGCGGTCGGGCAGGATCATGTCGCTGGTCATCCTGCCGCAGGCGCTGCGGGTGATCATCCCGCCGCTGATCTCGCAATACCTCAACCTGACCAAGAACTCGTCGCTGGCCATCGCGGTGGGGTACATGGACATCACCGGCACGCTGGGCGGGATCACCATGAACCAGACCGGACGCGAGCTGGAATGCATCCTGCTGCTGATGCTGTGCTACCTGACGATCTCGCTGGTCATCTCGGCCGTGATGAACTGGTACAACGAATCCGTGAAGCTGAAGGAGCGCTGA
- the rluC gene encoding Ribosomal large subunit pseudouridine synthase C has product MSGVQTVTVAEGEGDQRLDRWLKRKFPQISQGRIEKMCRKGELRVDGGRVKASTRVEEGQQVRVPPLPDTEAPAPEVDPRISDADARMIQEAVIYRDDHIIALNKPAGLAVQGGSGQTRHVDGLADALRFGLDESPRLVHRLDKDTSGVLIMARTRAIAAGLTAAFRHRETRKIYWAVTAGVPHPRMGTIKYGLIKAGGHGAGGEGEKMHCVMPSEVDKTPGAKRAITDYAVLENVAQRAAWVALVPITGRTHQLRAHMAEIGHPIVGDGKYGGSGQENLGDGWGAQLGGDISRKLHLHARMLILEHPVTRKQLRLTADLPPHMAKTWKTFQWVPAEVPEDPFEDDEWQI; this is encoded by the coding sequence ATGAGCGGCGTTCAGACTGTTACCGTGGCCGAGGGTGAGGGCGATCAGCGCCTTGACCGCTGGCTGAAGCGCAAGTTTCCCCAGATCAGCCAGGGGCGCATCGAAAAGATGTGCCGCAAGGGCGAATTGCGGGTGGATGGCGGGCGGGTCAAGGCCTCGACCCGGGTGGAAGAGGGCCAGCAGGTGCGTGTGCCGCCGCTGCCCGACACCGAAGCGCCGGCCCCCGAGGTCGACCCGCGGATTTCCGACGCCGATGCGCGGATGATCCAGGAGGCGGTGATCTATCGCGACGACCATATCATCGCGCTGAACAAGCCTGCCGGGCTGGCGGTGCAGGGCGGGTCGGGGCAGACGCGGCACGTGGACGGGCTGGCCGATGCGCTGCGCTTTGGCCTGGATGAAAGCCCCCGCCTGGTGCACCGGCTGGACAAGGATACATCCGGCGTTCTGATCATGGCGCGCACACGGGCCATCGCGGCCGGGCTGACCGCCGCCTTCCGGCACCGCGAGACGCGCAAGATCTACTGGGCGGTGACCGCCGGCGTGCCCCATCCCCGGATGGGCACGATCAAGTACGGGCTGATCAAGGCCGGCGGCCACGGAGCGGGCGGCGAGGGCGAAAAGATGCACTGCGTCATGCCCAGCGAGGTCGACAAGACCCCGGGCGCCAAGCGGGCGATCACCGATTACGCGGTGCTGGAAAACGTCGCGCAGCGCGCGGCCTGGGTGGCGCTGGTGCCGATCACCGGGCGGACCCACCAGCTGCGCGCGCACATGGCCGAGATCGGCCATCCGATCGTGGGCGACGGCAAGTACGGCGGATCGGGGCAGGAAAACCTGGGCGACGGGTGGGGCGCGCAGCTGGGCGGCGACATATCCCGCAAGCTGCACCTGCACGCGCGGATGCTGATCCTGGAACACCCCGTCACCCGCAAGCAGTTGCGCCTGACCGCGGATCTGCCGCCGCACATGGCCAAGACCTGGAAGACCTTCCAATGGGTCCCCGCCGAGGTGCCCGAAGACCCGTTCGAGGACGACGAATGGCAGATCTGA
- a CDS encoding camphor resistance protein CrcB encodes MIFTMLQVALGGAIGATGRYLTGVAVFKMLGPQAFPLGVISVNIVGSAIMGMFAELAAARGLSHLGPFVMTGMLGGFTTFSAFSLETVSLMERGDFGLAALYVMLSVVCSVGALYLAMQATRGVFL; translated from the coding sequence ATGATCTTTACAATGCTTCAAGTCGCCCTTGGCGGGGCCATCGGCGCCACGGGCCGGTACCTGACCGGCGTTGCCGTCTTCAAGATGCTGGGTCCCCAGGCGTTTCCGCTTGGCGTGATCAGCGTCAACATCGTGGGATCCGCCATCATGGGCATGTTCGCCGAACTGGCCGCCGCCCGTGGGCTGAGCCACCTGGGTCCGTTCGTGATGACCGGCATGCTGGGCGGGTTCACCACTTTTTCGGCGTTCTCGTTGGAAACGGTGTCGCTGATGGAACGCGGGGACTTCGGGCTGGCGGCGCTTTATGTCATGCTGTCGGTGGTCTGTTCGGTGGGCGCGCTTTATCTTGCGATGCAGGCGACGCGGGGAGTGTTTCTATGA
- the argB gene encoding Acetylglutamate kinase, which produces MKPQTSNRDWIATARTLSRALPYMKRYEGATVVIKLGGHAMGSDEAMASFARDVVLLSQVGVNPIIVHGGGPMINAMLGKLGVVSEFVNGKRVTDEATVEVVEMVLAGVVNKRIVQAINQQGGMAVGLSGKDANLITCTQTNPDLGFVGTPSKINTTVLSTLYEKNMIPVIAPIGAGENGETYNINGDTAAGAVAGALRADRLLLLTDVSGVKDASGTVLTELTAAEIRALTEEGTIAGGMIPKTETALDAMADGVRAVVILDGRAPNAVLLELFTEHGAGTIIRPA; this is translated from the coding sequence ATGAAGCCACAGACCTCGAACCGCGACTGGATCGCCACCGCCCGCACGCTGTCGCGCGCGCTTCCCTACATGAAGCGTTACGAAGGCGCGACGGTCGTCATCAAGCTGGGCGGCCACGCCATGGGCAGCGACGAGGCCATGGCCAGCTTTGCCCGCGATGTCGTGCTGCTGAGCCAGGTGGGCGTGAACCCGATCATCGTCCACGGGGGGGGCCCGATGATCAACGCGATGCTGGGCAAGCTGGGCGTGGTGTCGGAATTCGTGAACGGCAAGCGGGTCACCGACGAAGCCACCGTCGAAGTGGTCGAAATGGTGCTGGCCGGCGTCGTCAACAAGCGCATCGTTCAGGCGATCAACCAGCAGGGCGGCATGGCCGTGGGCCTGTCGGGCAAGGATGCGAACCTGATCACCTGCACCCAGACCAACCCGGACCTGGGCTTTGTGGGCACCCCGTCGAAGATCAACACGACGGTGCTGAGCACGCTGTACGAAAAGAACATGATCCCGGTCATCGCCCCCATCGGCGCGGGCGAGAACGGCGAGACCTACAATATCAACGGCGACACCGCCGCCGGCGCCGTGGCCGGGGCGCTGCGCGCCGATCGCCTGCTGCTGCTGACGGATGTGTCGGGCGTCAAGGACGCCTCGGGCACCGTGCTGACCGAACTGACCGCGGCCGAGATTCGCGCCCTGACCGAGGAAGGCACCATCGCCGGCGGCATGATCCCCAAGACCGAGACCGCGCTTGACGCGATGGCGGACGGTGTGCGCGCGGTGGTCATCCTGGACGGGCGGGCGCCCAATGCCGTGCTGCTAGAGCTGTTCACCGAGCATGGCGCCGGCACCATCATCCGCCCCGCCTGA
- the aapJ_2 gene encoding General L-amino acid-binding periplasmic protein AapJ precursor produces the protein MKKTVFFGALTVAGIVAGAASAATLDDVKARGKLNCGVSTGLVGFSYPDANGEWQGFDVAVCRAVAAAVLGDATAVEFVPTTGKTRFTALASGEIDMLARNTTWTFSRDVDLKFEFAGVNYYDGQGFMVPKALGVSSAKDLDGATVCIQTGTTTELNLADYFRSNNISYEPVPIETNAEAQQQYLAGACDVYTTDASGLAATRATFETPGDHVILPEIISKEPLGPLVRHGDPEWGDIVRWTLNALIAAEELGISSTNIEELSAGTNNPEINRILGTEGTLGEMLGLSADWAKNAILAGGNYGEIFAKNIGEATPIGLARGLNAQWTDGGLLYTPPFR, from the coding sequence ATGAAAAAAACCGTATTTTTTGGCGCGCTGACTGTCGCGGGCATTGTTGCCGGCGCTGCTTCGGCTGCCACGCTGGATGACGTGAAGGCGCGTGGCAAGCTGAACTGTGGCGTCTCGACCGGCCTGGTCGGCTTTTCGTACCCCGACGCCAACGGCGAATGGCAGGGCTTTGACGTTGCCGTCTGCCGCGCCGTCGCCGCCGCGGTCCTTGGTGATGCCACCGCCGTCGAATTCGTTCCCACCACCGGCAAGACCCGTTTCACCGCACTTGCGTCGGGCGAAATCGACATGCTGGCCCGGAACACCACCTGGACCTTCTCGCGCGATGTCGACCTCAAGTTCGAATTCGCCGGCGTGAACTACTATGACGGTCAGGGCTTCATGGTTCCCAAGGCCCTGGGCGTGAGTTCGGCCAAGGACCTGGACGGCGCCACCGTCTGCATCCAGACCGGCACCACGACCGAGCTGAACCTGGCCGACTACTTCCGGTCCAACAACATCAGCTACGAACCCGTGCCGATCGAAACCAACGCCGAAGCGCAGCAGCAGTACCTGGCCGGCGCCTGTGACGTCTACACCACCGACGCATCCGGCCTTGCCGCGACCCGCGCCACCTTCGAGACCCCCGGCGATCACGTGATCCTGCCGGAAATCATCTCCAAGGAACCGCTGGGTCCGCTGGTCCGCCACGGTGACCCGGAATGGGGCGACATCGTCCGCTGGACGCTGAACGCGCTGATCGCCGCCGAAGAACTGGGCATCTCGTCGACCAACATCGAAGAGCTGTCGGCCGGCACCAACAACCCGGAAATCAACCGGATCCTGGGCACCGAAGGCACCCTGGGCGAAATGCTGGGCCTGAGCGCCGACTGGGCCAAGAACGCGATCCTGGCAGGTGGCAACTATGGCGAGATCTTTGCCAAGAACATCGGCGAAGCCACCCCGATCGGCCTTGCGCGCGGTCTGAACGCACAGTGGACCGACGGCGGGCTTCTCTACACCCCGCCGTTCCGCTGA
- the gph gene encoding Phosphoglycolate phosphatase, with product MADLKLVIFDVDGTLVDSQAAIVGAMTHAFAAVDAPLPARDVLLSIVGLSLDHAMPRLAPDLEPAAHDRMVEAYRDTFRANRLSQGEASMPLYPGALEALQALAEIPEVLLGVATGKSRRGLDAMIEAHGLEKYFVTRQVADDHPSKPHPSMILTAMSETGVDAVDTVMIGDTEFDMAMAAAAGVAGLGVSWGYHPVHMLQPSRAILDDFGALAGQLEAFWKEPA from the coding sequence ATGGCAGATCTGAAACTGGTGATCTTCGATGTCGACGGCACGCTGGTCGACAGCCAGGCCGCCATCGTCGGGGCGATGACCCACGCCTTTGCCGCCGTGGACGCACCGCTGCCGGCGCGCGATGTCCTGCTGTCGATCGTGGGCCTGTCGCTGGATCACGCGATGCCCCGGCTGGCGCCCGACCTGGAACCGGCGGCGCATGACCGGATGGTCGAAGCCTACCGCGACACGTTCCGCGCCAACCGGCTGTCGCAGGGCGAAGCGTCGATGCCGCTGTACCCCGGCGCCTTGGAGGCGCTTCAGGCGCTGGCCGAGATCCCCGAGGTCCTGCTGGGCGTGGCGACGGGCAAGTCGCGGCGCGGGCTGGACGCGATGATCGAGGCGCATGGGCTGGAAAAGTACTTTGTCACCCGGCAGGTGGCCGATGACCATCCGTCCAAACCGCATCCCTCGATGATCCTGACGGCGATGTCGGAAACCGGGGTCGATGCCGTGGACACGGTGATGATCGGCGATACCGAATTCGACATGGCCATGGCTGCGGCGGCGGGCGTGGCTGGTCTTGGGGTCAGCTGGGGCTATCATCCGGTGCACATGCTGCAGCCGTCGCGCGCCATCCTGGACGATTTCGGCGCGCTTGCAGGCCAGCTGGAGGCATTCTGGAAGGAACCGGCATGA
- a CDS encoding putative Fe-S protein: MSVRLAHIWRHPIKGIGSQACQQVELTPEGAVEGDRAWALLNAAAEDTDAWQPRRNFLQVASGPRLAAVTAETTDTGIILTHPDRPALTLDPATGGAALSAWIGDLWPAERPGPARLVKAPRQGMTDVDFPSVSIGNLASLRALSDLAGKPIDMRRFRINLWLDGLAPWAETDLLNGDIRLGSARLSPVEPIERCRAPDADPANGDRDVAMLKLLTDGWSTRNFGVYFRVADPGTVSVGDLLQ; encoded by the coding sequence GTGAGTGTCAGGCTCGCCCATATCTGGCGGCATCCGATCAAGGGGATCGGATCGCAAGCCTGCCAGCAGGTCGAGCTGACACCTGAAGGCGCGGTCGAAGGGGATCGCGCCTGGGCCCTGTTGAACGCGGCTGCCGAGGACACCGATGCCTGGCAGCCGCGCCGCAATTTCCTGCAGGTGGCCTCTGGCCCCCGCCTTGCCGCCGTGACCGCGGAAACGACGGACACCGGCATCATTCTTACACATCCCGACCGCCCCGCGCTGACCCTGGACCCCGCCACTGGCGGTGCGGCCCTGTCGGCGTGGATCGGCGATCTCTGGCCCGCAGAGCGCCCCGGCCCCGCCCGGCTGGTGAAGGCGCCGCGCCAGGGCATGACCGACGTGGATTTCCCGTCGGTATCCATCGGCAACCTGGCCTCGTTGCGGGCGCTGTCGGATCTTGCCGGCAAGCCCATCGACATGCGCCGGTTCCGCATCAACCTGTGGCTTGACGGGCTGGCGCCCTGGGCCGAAACCGACCTGCTGAATGGCGACATCCGCCTGGGTTCGGCGCGGCTGAGCCCGGTCGAACCGATCGAACGCTGCCGCGCGCCCGATGCCGACCCGGCCAACGGGGACCGCGACGTCGCCATGCTGAAGCTCTTGACCGACGGCTGGTCGACCCGCAATTTCGGCGTCTATTTCCGCGTGGCCGACCCCGGCACGGTGTCTGTCGGAGACCTCTTGCAATGA
- the yhdY_2 gene encoding Inner membrane amino-acid ABC transporter permease protein YhdY, producing MSDVHAHTVAFVRDTMLEQKTPPLSSVGPLGWARANLFSTWLNAALTIVSALFMLYVLAGILGWVISPTWFGTSLGDCREILAAAGRDGHGACWGVIRERWIQLLFGFYPSELYWRPILAFILLGVAIAPVLFSDKVSPKLMWFTAAYPFIFPWLLWGGTVWMPLGAAAGFVIGFFAYRFVSEKQSDLLGIIAGVVAALIWWLVLNGLVTGALSSILPIGFEPVESRRFGGFMLSITIGVVAIVCSLPLGIVLALGRQSDLLIVKYICVGFIEFIRGVPLITLLFVASTLLNIFLPPGTDFDIILRVLIMVTLFASAYMAEVIRGGLAALPKGQYEGADSLGLNYWQAQRLIIMPQALKISIPGIVSTFIGVFKDTTLVSIIGLLDPLGLSNAIRADSNWNGIVWELYGFIALMFFVFCFSMSRYSMYLERKLKTDHR from the coding sequence ATGAGCGACGTACACGCACATACCGTCGCCTTCGTCCGCGACACGATGCTGGAACAGAAGACGCCGCCGCTAAGTTCGGTGGGGCCCCTGGGCTGGGCCAGGGCGAACCTGTTCTCGACCTGGTTAAATGCCGCCCTGACGATCGTGTCGGCGCTGTTCATGCTTTACGTGCTTGCCGGGATTCTGGGCTGGGTGATTTCCCCGACCTGGTTCGGCACCTCGCTGGGCGATTGCCGCGAAATCCTGGCGGCCGCCGGTCGCGACGGCCACGGCGCCTGCTGGGGCGTCATCCGCGAACGCTGGATCCAGCTGCTGTTCGGGTTCTACCCGTCCGAACTGTACTGGCGCCCGATCCTGGCCTTCATCCTGCTGGGTGTGGCCATCGCCCCGGTGCTGTTTTCGGACAAGGTGTCGCCGAAACTGATGTGGTTCACCGCCGCCTATCCGTTCATCTTCCCCTGGCTTCTGTGGGGCGGAACCGTCTGGATGCCCCTGGGTGCCGCGGCCGGTTTCGTGATCGGCTTTTTCGCCTACAGGTTCGTGTCGGAAAAGCAGTCGGACCTGCTGGGGATCATCGCCGGTGTCGTCGCCGCGCTGATCTGGTGGCTGGTGCTGAACGGGCTGGTGACCGGGGCCCTGTCGTCGATCCTGCCCATCGGCTTCGAGCCGGTGGAAAGCCGGCGGTTCGGTGGCTTCATGCTGTCGATCACAATCGGTGTCGTGGCCATCGTCTGTTCGCTGCCCCTTGGCATCGTCCTGGCGCTGGGGCGGCAGTCGGACCTGTTGATCGTCAAGTACATCTGCGTGGGCTTCATCGAATTCATCCGGGGCGTGCCGCTGATCACGCTGCTGTTCGTGGCTTCGACGCTGCTGAACATCTTCCTGCCGCCGGGGACCGATTTCGACATCATCCTGCGGGTGCTGATCATGGTGACGCTGTTCGCGTCGGCCTACATGGCCGAAGTGATCCGCGGGGGCCTCGCCGCGCTGCCCAAGGGCCAGTACGAGGGCGCCGATTCGCTGGGCCTGAACTACTGGCAGGCGCAGCGGCTGATCATCATGCCGCAGGCGCTCAAGATCTCGATCCCGGGCATCGTGTCGACCTTCATCGGCGTCTTCAAGGACACCACGCTGGTGTCGATCATCGGCCTGCTTGACCCGCTTGGTCTGTCGAACGCAATTCGCGCAGATTCGAACTGGAATGGCATCGTTTGGGAGCTGTACGGCTTCATCGCGCTGATGTTCTTCGTCTTCTGCTTCTCCATGTCCCGCTACTCCATGTACCTCGAGCGCAAGCTCAAGACGGACCACAGGTAA